In Hahella sp. HNIBRBA332, the genomic window CTCCGCTGTACGAATTGCCATAGCGAGTGAGGAATAGCAGATCCTGATCTTCGGGATTCACTAACATTTGGCGCTTTAGCCGTCTCGTGCTCATTGAATAGGCAATAAGTGTTTCGAGAAGCTCCTCTGGAATTGGCACTGAACCAGAAACCCCAAATTTGGTTGAGACAGGTGGCCTAGCACCAGGGCCAACAGCTAATCGCTTCCAACCGACCTCTGGAACCATGGTTGCGTTGTGAAGAGTTTGAACCTTCAGGTCGGTAATTGAGCCAATGCGTAACCCTGTGAAGAAACCAATACGTAGCATTAACGAAAGCTCTTCGGTTGCGCTGCGATCTGCCAGCGCGAGTATTTCTTTCATTGCCGAAACAGTTACTGGGAGAAGACCATCCTCAAGTTGTATGGCCCCAGCGACCTTTCGATTAGGAATGGCAAGGTCTGTACTGGCAACTCGCATGGTATGTTCGAGACCAAACGGATTGGTTAATTTGATACCAACAAATCGCTGCTCCCACATTGGCCATTCTGGTGAAATTAATCGACGCGACTGTGTCCATTTATAGAAACGGATGACTGCTGCCATCCTTTGCGATGCTGTGCTTGGAGCAAGCTCACCATTATTTCTGGCGGCAACAAGTGCTCCGCGAAAGCGAACAAGGCAGCGTTCACTTTCTCGTTCTGGGAAATACCACCATTGGATTGACTCTGCTTCTAGCCATTTAGCATAGGCAAGCAGGTGGGACATATTGGATCGAACGGTTTTCAGATCCCGTTTTGAAGATGTTGCTTGATCCAGGGCCCAAAGATTAGCTTCAGCCCAGGTTGAATTATCTTCCCAGACTATTTGGGGAAGATTTCTGATGGGTTTTCTTTTTAATGGAGCCCACTGTAACGAGCCGTCCGATATTTCTGCTCGATGTGGCTGGTAGTTGATTTGCTCAAGGCTGGCCATTCATTTCCCCCTTCGACAACTCAATGCCGTTCAGGAAGGAATCACTTCTGAGCATGGAGCGGTCTAATTTGTCACCATTGAAGCATGTATGGTGTGCGATTAAGACATGGTATGTAACGTTTGCCGCAACAAGGGTCGTAGATTTTGCCATGGTAGGGTTCGATCATTTCGGCGATCAGCTTGACCACGCACTTGGGAGTATAAAATTCGCCCCCGCCTTTGCCTTCGGTCGCCGCGAATTTGCCCAGGAAGTATTCGTAAACGCGCCCGACCACGTCTGTTTCATTGTCTTCCACTGTGTCGATGTTATTGATGGAATCGATCAGGGCAGCCAGCTTGCTGACATCCAGCCCCAGGCGGGAGAAATAGTTATCCGGCAGCGCGCCGCGCAGGGACTTATTGTTCTTTTCCACGGTATGCAGGGCCGTGTCGATCTTGACGGCAATGTCATCCTGCTTGGCGTTCTTGCTGATAAACTCCCAGCGGGACTCCTCCGGCAGATAGAACACATTCTTCATGGTGTAAAAATCGACCATGTCCACGTAGCCGCCGTGGCCTTCCTCAATCAACTCCTTCCGACGTTCTTCAAACTTGTCGCTGATGAATTTCAGAAAGATCAGAGACAACACCACGTGCTTGTATTCAGACGATTCCACACTGCCGCGGAGCTTGTCGGCGGTGTCCCACAATGTTTGCTCGAAACTTCTCTGTTTCTTGTTCGCTGTGCTTTTTTCGGTTCTTTTTGCCATAAAAGTAACTTTAGTTGCGCTAAGCCTTTATTCGGGCCTGCATATTACATGCAAACCCCCTGTTGAGGACATGCCAAGCTGACGTGCGAAATCGGGGCATAGGGCGCCCAGCAAAATAATCCGGGGAGACGCAGGCTAATGCTTTAACCCTTATTCGTTGTTTTACGAGCCATCGAGTAGGGGCCGTGGCGACCTCCAGATGTAGCGCACCTTGCCAATAACGAGCGCCCGTTGCCTGCAAACCCTCTAAAACCAAAAGGGGCTGTTCTTTCTTTGGGGCTTATAGAGAGCGAAAATCAGCTATGCCATCAACAAGCGTTGGAGATGCTTTATTTACCAAAGCGCAGCAAAAACTGTTAGCGCTTTTTTTGGTCAGCCCAAAAGAAGCTTTTATTTGAATGAAGTAGTGCGCTTGGCGGCTATGGGTCTAGCCCTGGAATAATCTGACACCTATTTCGTCTCAGGACGCCCGGTACACTGCATCGGGCGTTTTGTATTTCAGGGCCAGATGAGGCCTTTCCCAGTTATAGATAACCACGGACTCATCGCATTCTCCCAAAGTCAGGGCTGGAACGTGTCAACTCTATTCAGGACGGGTCACAGCCCAATAAAAAAGGCCAACCCGAGAAGGTTGGCCTTTTGAATTTGGTGGTGGGACGGCAACCTGGATCAAACCATGTTGACGGTAGTATATCTTAATACTGCTGGCTTGTGGGGGTTCCTTCAGCTACGTTCAAACTCTCCAACAGTCAAGTGGTCTTAGCTAAAAGCAGTTGGTAATCCCGGTCTAGTCAAACGAAATACTTCCCTTAAGTCTCGTGTTTGTTGGTGTATATGTCTCTCAATAGCGATGTCCTATATTTTGCACTTTCCACACTAATTCATTCGTTGTTTCGTCGAGAGGTACTTCTGAACTTATCCGACCGCGAGTTTCTCGTCGCCTTCTAAACTACCAGTGCGGTGGTTAACTCCACCATTGGTCTATTTCCTCATCCCATAACCTTCTAAACCACCAGTGCGGTGGTTAACGACCAGGCGCGGATCTGCGGCGCGCTCCTGGACTTCTAAACCACCAGTGCGGTGGTTAACACTCGCCTCCCGCCAGCCGCTCTAAAACACGCCTTCTAAACCTCCAGTGCGGTGGTTAACTCGAGCGAAGCGAGCCGCCGAAGCGCAGCGCACTTCTAAACCACCAGTGCGGTGGTTAACGCTATACGAGAAAAAATGCGGCAACTGAGGGACTTCTAAACCACCAGTGCGGTGGTTAACAGGGACACCACCCCCGCATTGTTGTCCATCAACTTCTAAACCACCAGTGCGGTGGTTAACAATAACTTTGTCATTCTCGATTCCCTCGATCTCTTCTAAACCACCAGTGCGGTGGTTAACCCGTTACCCTGTCGCTGGTCAACCCGTTTTGACTTCTAAACCACCAGTGCGGTGGTTAACTCCCATATAATTCCGTGCAGCCCTCCCATATACTTCTAAACCACCAGTGCGGTGGTTAACTCCATCTTGCGGGCGACGCCTTCTTGGTTCTTCTTCTAAACCACCAATGCGGTGGTTAACAAGCTCTATCTCAAGTGGCACGAGCTACAGAACTTCTAAACCACCAGTGCGGTGGTTAACCCAGCGATCTGCACTCTTAGCGTGGGATTTTTCTTCTAAACCACCAGTGCGGTGGTTAACCAACATGGGCGCAGCGCGGGCCGCCTCGATGACTTCTAAACCACCAGTGCGGTGGTTAACGTAATCCCAAAGAGGCCTGCATGAGTCCAGAACTTCTAAACCACCAGTGCGGTGGTTAACTCAATGGCGTTTACAATTCGCTGTACGTCAACCTTCTAAACCACCAGTGCGGTGGTTAACGGCTGGAGATCGTCAATCATACTCAACAGTTTCTTCTAAACCACCAGTGCGGTGGTTAACGCTAGTCGTCGGTTTCTTACTTGGTCTTCACTCTTCTAAACCACCAGTGCGGTGGTTAACTGTCAATATGCATGCAAGTACAATCTGCTACACTTCTAAACCACCAGTGCGGTGGTTAACATTGGAGCCCCGGCGAGATGGCAGCGGCCAGACTTCTAAACCACCAGTGCGGTGGTTAACGGATACACGGGTTCACTGCGTGAGATCTGACGCTTCTAAACCACCAGTGCGGTGGTTAACAAGAAGACCCAAACATGACTCTCGCTGAAAATCTTCTAAACCACCAGTGCGGTGGTTAACGATACGACGGCAACTCGTTACGATCTCGATACCTTCTAAACCACCAGTGCGGTGGTTAACGTGGTCAGTGGATTTCTGAAGTATTCGTCCGTCTTCTAAACCACCAGTGCGGTGGTTAACGGATTCTAGGGATCGGTAAAAGCATGCAGGAACTTCTAAACCACCAGTGCGGTGGTTAACGGTCACAGCTTTAACATGCTGGGTCGGCACGTCTTCTAAACCACCAGTGCGGTGGTTAACGGAGTGGGAGCAGCCAGTTGATAACGTCAACACTTCTAAACCACCAGTGCGGTGGTTAACTGATTGATCGCGGATTGAACCCGAGCCGAGGACTTCTAAACCACCAGTGCGGTGGTTAACTCAAGTATTTAGCGGGACTACTGGATGCAGACCTTCTAAACCACCAGTGCGGTGGTTAACGGAAGCTGACAAAGCGGCTTCATCTTCCATATCTTCTAAACCACCAGTGCGGTGGTTAACAACTCGGCCCGCCTGGCGAAGAAGTTGGCGTACTTCTAAACCACCAGTGCGGTGGTTAACGGAAGGATAGCGCGGACGGCGTCGCCGTCTTTCTTCTAAACCACCAGTGCGGTGGTTAACTTCTCGCCGGTGATCATCTTGCTGGCTTTAACCTTCTAAACCACCAGTGCGGTGGTTAACGTTGAAACTATGTATATTTTTGGAATGATTGGCTTCTAAACCACCAGTGCGGTGGTTAACACTTAAGATTTGCTTGAGAGGAGGCTCGGCAGCTTCTAAACCACCAGTGCGGTGGTTAACATCAACAAATCCCCGGCCCATGGTCGCGATGTCTTCTAAACCACCAGTGCGGTGGTTAACTGTAGTAAATTAGACAAATTGTTAAAGAGCTTAAGCACTTACCTCAACTTTCCGTGAGGATAGATGCTTTTCTTCATTCCAGCCTAACTTACTGACTCAGGCAAATCGCACTATGTGGCTACAAAGTAGCCAGGCCCGATAGCACTTTTTTTAAGTAACCATGATCCCAGCCTGCTCGTAGCCTCTTAGTTTTTATACCTCCTTTGTCCGTCTTCTCATTCTTCAGTAAATTCAACGCCATATGTCTCAACACCGCTAAATTCTCCGCGCTGTGTCCCATGCGATGCCGCGAGTCATCCTCTTTAAACGCTACATCCAGCACCCAATGCAGTTTGTTCTCTATGTGCCAGTGCTTTCGCGTCGCATTCAGGAAATATCTCGCATCGCCTTCTCGACTCGAAATATACAAGCGGCGCTCCAGCGTTCTTTGTCCTGACTCCATTCGCTCTGTTTCTACGACGATGAAACTCTTCAGGTCTTGCCAGCGACTTTGTTGCTTTTCCAGACCCTCCAGATTCGTTGAAACGCGGCAGCGCCGCTTCTCATCCTCAACGCGCCCTGGTTCGCATACAAAGTCGACAAAATCCT contains:
- a CDS encoding site-specific integrase, with product MASLEQINYQPHRAEISDGSLQWAPLKRKPIRNLPQIVWEDNSTWAEANLWALDQATSSKRDLKTVRSNMSHLLAYAKWLEAESIQWWYFPERESERCLVRFRGALVAARNNGELAPSTASQRMAAVIRFYKWTQSRRLISPEWPMWEQRFVGIKLTNPFGLEHTMRVASTDLAIPNRKVAGAIQLEDGLLPVTVSAMKEILALADRSATEELSLMLRIGFFTGLRIGSITDLKVQTLHNATMVPEVGWKRLAVGPGARPPVSTKFGVSGSVPIPEELLETLIAYSMSTRRLKRQMLVNPEDQDLLFLTRYGNSYSGDDSRAVNVEMSRLRSAGKKAGLHVMHGFHFHRTRATFATELMRVALKFMPVGDAIQFVREACLHRDESTTMKYIKFIEANKAMADAADAFSEAFMGLAKGRANA
- a CDS encoding class I SAM-dependent DNA methyltransferase; translated protein: MAKRTEKSTANKKQRSFEQTLWDTADKLRGSVESSEYKHVVLSLIFLKFISDKFEERRKELIEEGHGGYVDMVDFYTMKNVFYLPEESRWEFISKNAKQDDIAVKIDTALHTVEKNNKSLRGALPDNYFSRLGLDVSKLAALIDSINNIDTVEDNETDVVGRVYEYFLGKFAATEGKGGGEFYTPKCVVKLIAEMIEPYHGKIYDPCCGKRYIPCLNRTPYMLQW